Proteins co-encoded in one Gadus morhua chromosome 6, gadMor3.0, whole genome shotgun sequence genomic window:
- the LOC115545626 gene encoding uncharacterized protein LOC115545626 produces the protein MQRVEEPAGLYTSLKMCNTKALSPHPGDADFQGTNGRSIIQTSKQAHAEEEKQLKDNEEALSTITNTSCVKNAHGDPPSSVDKRDSYESDINNSATSLFPDTCLMTLERQNDLQLGQKDLPEDASAENDACPTHPLHEEGLLTNQESAHPTMFPKDDLCSPCTSDSDCTMISEQDYIDPFGNLGAEVNEASSYSVNAIKQTQHQDKGLEPFESCNEGNGSSFRDCSISLLQDSDIGHARIDIGTENISIHDFVSQVNLKKRKKKRDGNPTRLLLRKKRPLKQSNKWISNDTNYVSKKSKAHSTSRTGREMRHLNKRNGLGETGLQLACKKGDLALVKTLIEAGSNVNTKDNAGWTPLHEASVAGDEAVTEELLRAGADVNARGLEGYTPLHDAVSSGSYQVVKLLLKYGSDSNYKNTHGLSSSNMAQDVNIKELLSTFPGSIVCNQPSNPVQESSWNSVGGCSHPSSGPGPDNQAETADAINVKMVNEMGSPLCRMQDSTPDTQKHSDCTALSLDELENRLTEMSTRDISVIEDAGRLSIALTKTQSVFNDILAKHQAKKDSLTHKIASATVCRRVLRNELTSLASLQRRLLSLLQQHHHLQEKIQSRKAISSCCSPHSVTESQQPGLPSTSTVSRQHVSELTKKQGVSGKLEVRHGSGQKGGKMNRNSALKQALKGRLLPGLLLGLPGEATDKGKGHPHGRKSTIRICQRKTVNTVKDPVPTMSDTAGLREYSGTGRDPRVVLSPGGGALHLLWKENLFYQAPDNPLPLSSIFLNPGKVNAEMETTGTDNPDNPKEDSPSAVVTTMHLPMEIKSIHLVRDEELMPNRTMELKWELFLQNSNWD, from the exons ATGCAGAGAGTGGAAGAACCAGCAGGATTATACACAAGTCTTAAAATGTGTAACACAAAAGCACTTTCTCCTCACCCTGGAGATGCTGATTTCCAAGGAACCAATGGAAGAAGCATAATACAAACCAGTAAGCAAGCTCATGCTGAAGAGGAGAAACAATTGAAGGACAATGAAGAGGCATTATCAACCATTACAAATACGTCATGTGTCAAGAATGCACATGGCGACCCCCCTTCGTCTGTTGATAAGAGGGACTCTTATGAAAGTGATATAAATAATTCTGCAACATCACTATTTCCAGACACATGCTTAATGACCCTTGAGAGGCAAAATGACCTCCAGTTAGGACAGAAAGACCTTCCTGAAGATGCATCTGCAGAGAACGATGCATGCCCAACTCATCCTTTGCACGAGGAAGGCCTACTGACAAACCAAGAGTCAGCTCATCCAACTATGTTCCCAAAAGATGACCTTTGTTCACCTTGCACAAGTGACTCAGACTGCACTATGATTTCAGAACAAGATTACATTGACCCATTTGGTAATTTAGGGGCTGAGGTGAATGAAGCATCTTCATACTCAGTCAATGCAATCAAGCAGACCCAACATCAGGATAAAGGCTTGGAGCCATTTGAGAGTTGTAATGAGGGAAATGGCTCATCCTTCAGAGACTGTTCCATCAGCCTGCTGCAGGATTCTGACATTGGCCATGCTAGAATCGATATTGGAACTGAAAACATATCAATACATGATTTTGTTTCACAAGTCaatttaaagaaaagaaaaaaaaagagagatggAAATCCAACAAGACTTCTCCTACGCAAGAAAAGACCActgaaacaatcaaacaaatgGATATCCAATGACACAAATTATGTGTCTAAAAAAAGCAAAGCTCATAGTACATCTCGGACAG GTAGAGAGATGAGGCACCTCAACAAAAGAAATGGCCTTGGAGAGACTGGTTTACAGTTGGCATGCAAAAAAGGAGATTTGGCACTTGTCAAAACCCTTATAGAAGCTGGATCAAATGTCAACACGAAAGACAATGCCG GCTGGACGCCCCTTCACGAGGCCAGTGTTGCTGGCGACGAGGCTGTGACAGAGGAACTATTGCGGGCTGGAGCTGATGTTAATGCTAGGGGGCTTGAGGGATATACACCCTTACATGATGCTGTGTCATCTGGCAGTTATCAG GTTGTGAAGCTCCTCCTCAAGTATGGTTCGGATTCTAATTACAAGAATACCCATGGACTGAGTTCCTCGAATATGGCTCAGGATGTAAACATCAAAGAGCTCCTCTCGACATTCCCAGGAAGTATTGTCTGCAATCAGCCTAGCAACCCTGTTCAAG AGTCCTCATGGAATTCAGTAGGTGGCTGCTCTCACCCTAGCTCCGGTCCTGGTCCTGATAACCAAGCTGAGACCGCAGATGCCATCAATGTAAAGATGGTCAATGAGATGGGTAGCCCTCTGTGCAGAATGCAAGACAGCACACCTGATACT CAGAAGCACTCTGATTGCACAGCTTTATCGTTGGACGAGCTGGAGAACAGGCTGACAGAAATGTCAACCAGGGACATATCGGTGATAGAGGACGCAG GCAGGCTAAGTATAGCACTGACAAAAACTCAGAGTGTGTTCAATGATATATTGGCCAAACACCAAGCCAAGAAGGATTCCCTCACACACAA GATTGCGTCTGCCACCGTCTGCCGACGTGTGTTGAGAAATGAGCTCACATCTCTAGCATCACTCCAGAGGAGGCTGCTGTCCCTACTCCAGCAGCACCATCATTTGCAAGAGAAAATCCAGTCGAGGAAGGCCATCTCATCTTGTTGTTCGCCTCACAGCGTCACTGAGAGCCAGCAACCAGGCCTGCCATCTACTTCCACAGTTTCCAGACAACATGTATCAGAACTCACTAAGAAGCAAGGTGTTTCAGGGAAGTTGGAGGTCCGCCACGGTTCAGGCCAGAAAGGTGGGAAGATGAACCGCAACTCTGCTCTGAAGCAGGCTCTGAAGGGCAGACTTCTCCCCGGGCTGTTACTGGGTCTACCTGGGGAAGCCACTGACAAAGGCAAAGGCCATCCACACGGGAGGAAATCCACCATTAGGATCTGCCAGCGAAAAACGGTTAACACCGTGAAAGACCCAGTCCCAACAATGAGTGACACAGCAGGGCTGAGAGAATATTCTGGAACGGGCAGGGACCCGAGAGTGGTGCTCTCCCCAGGTGGTGGTGCTCTACACCTGCTTTGGAAG GAAAACTTGTTTTATCAGGCGCCCGACAACCCACTGCCCCTCTCCAGTATCTTCTTGAACCCGGGGAAGGTCAATGCTGAAATGGAGACGACTGGGACTGACAACCCTGACAACCCTAAAGAGGACAGCCCTAGTGCAG TTGTGACTACGATGCATCTTCCGATGGAGATTAAGAGCATCCATTTGGTCCGTGATGAGGAGTTAATGCCAAACAGGACGATGGAGCTGAAGTGGGAATTGTTTCTACAGAATTCTAATTGGGATTAA